A single Venturia canescens isolate UGA chromosome 1, ASM1945775v1, whole genome shotgun sequence DNA region contains:
- the RpA-70 gene encoding replication protein A 70 kDa DNA-binding subunit isoform X1: MIDLSEGALDAIMAGETVEGPIVQILGHKKLASSTSGERYRLLLSDGKRINSLTMLATQLNHMIDTELTEFAICKINRYAMSNVNNAGKPKRVMVILNIEVKTPGSEVGGKIGNPTQLDAQPETEQASAAPQSKPQAPPPSPKTSAAAGFQRKRLDESVSAGSDITTTPIAALSPYQNRWVIKARVTNKPGIKTWSNSRGEGTLFSMDLVDESGEIRCTAFREQCDKFYNMIEIGKVYYISRCALKPANKQFSTLKNQYEMTMTNDTEVVACHDEVDDIPAISFDFQPLSEVETKEKNTVMDVLGIVKSYDDVQTLVARNTGRELRKRDVQLVDMSNVAVTLTLWGSQADDFSPVDNPVLAVKGARIGEFNGGKNLSTLQSSTLQLDPDLPEAHRLRGWYNTTGKEQECKFISKAGGGSLNAPLTTAFEAMNKCQQLTDGQETFMIKGCISLIRTENALYKSCPTEACKKKLVDQANGMYRCEKCDREFPNFKYRLLINLNVADWSGSFWATAFNDEAEKILGMSAEDIGILKENDSDTLDDVYTKPLFMPSFFKCRGKKEIYNDEVKVRSVINAAGPVDYKLYLNHLMDEIKRLANVDVNME, encoded by the exons ATGATCGATTTGTCGGAAGGAGCATTGGAC gctATCATGGCTGGGGAGACAGTCGAAGGTCCAATCGTGCAAATATTG GGACACAAAAAATTGGCTAGTTCTACCAGCGGTGAACGCTACAGACTTCTACTCTCCGATGGAAAAAGAATCAATTCACTTACCATGCTTGCTACTCAACTCAATCATATGATTGATACTGAACTTACAGAGTTTGCCATTTGCAAAATTAATCGCTATGCCATGAGCAACGTCAACAATGCTGGAAAACCTAA ACGTGTCATGGTCATTTTAAACATCGAAGTCAAAACTCCTGGTAGCGAAGTTGGTGGAAAGATTGGAAATCCGACACAACTCGATGCACAACCTGAAACGGAACAAGCATCAGCTGCTCCTCAATCCAAGCCGCAAGCACCACCACCTTCCCCAAAAACGT CAGCAGCCGCTGGCTTCCAGAGAAAACGTCTTGATGAATCAGTATCGGCAGGCTCTGATATCACGACTACACCAATTGCCGCTCTTAGTCCATATCAAAATAG atgGGTTATCAAAGCGAGGGTTACCAACAAACCAGGAATAAAAACGTGGAGTAACTCACGAGGAGAAGGTACTTTGTTCTCGATGGATCTTGTGGACGAAAGTGGCGAAATAAGATGCACCGCGTTCAGGGAACAGTGTGACAAGTTTTACAACATGATTGAG ATTGGAAAAGTTTATTACATATCGCGGTGCGCATTGAAACCAGCGAACAAGCAGTTTTCAACATTGAAGAACCAGTACGAAATGACGATGACCAACGACACCGAAGTCGTTGCGTGCCACGACGAGGTTGATGACATTCCAgcgatatcgttcgattttCAGCCGCTCAGTGAGGTCGAGACCAAAGAAAAGAACACCGTTATGG ATGTATTGGGTATCGTGAAATCTTATGACGATGTACAGACTCTAGTTGCAAGAAACACTGGAAGAGAACTCCGGAAACGAGACGTACAATTAGTCGACATGAGCAACGTTGCg GTTACTCTTACTCTCTGGGGTTCTCAAGCAGACGACTTCAGCCCTGTTGACAACCCCGTTTTGGCTGTCAAAGGTGCACGCATCGGTGAATTCAACGGGGGCAAAAATTTGTCGACTCTCCAATCCTCTACTCTTCAATTGGATCCGGATCTTCCTGAAGCTCACAG ATTGCGCGGTTGGTACAACACAACAGGCAAAGAACAAGAATGCAAATTCATATCGAAGGCTGGTGGCGGTTCGTTGAACGCTCCATTGACAACGGCTTTCGAAGCAATGAATAAGTGTCAGCAGTTGACGGACGGTCAAGAAACTTTCATGATCAAAGGTTGCATAAGTTTGATACGCACAGAAAATGCATTATACAAATCTTGCCCGACGGAGGCGTGCAAGAAGAAACTCGTTGATCAGGCAAACGGAATGTACCGGTGCGAGAAATGCGACAGAGAATTTCCAAACTTCAAATATCGATTATTGATTAAC TTGAACGTTGCTGATTGGAGCGGTAGTTTTTGGGCTACGGCATTCAACGACGAggctgaaaaaatattgggTATGTCGGCTGAGGATATTGGTATACTTAAGGAAAACGATTCTGACACGTTGGATGACGTCTATACCAAACCTCTCTTTATGCCCTCTTTCTTCAAGTGCagaggaaagaaagagattTACAAC GACGAAGTGAAGGTGCGGTCAGTCATTAACGCTGCGGGACCAGTCGACTACAAATTGTATCTGAATCATTTGATGGATGAAATCAAGAGACTTGCAAACGTtgatgtcaacatggaataa
- the LOC122419417 gene encoding uncharacterized protein isoform X1, protein MRFGNLPRRFLAHFITLLVLLVRLDNAENLGFYQDVEPERGMDANYEEMARYLEAEKLANMRDVSRSRSAPDSPWGYAEYLYEQRQKEKKLLEAFLENPSVLDALELREQAKERSMIPQLPMGYDVPEDLEREIPEAEVVRPYSRPDPLSERFEDVSSLKIPYAKSIFRNEKPRYVHPAAPDRLSRVNEFIDENYPEQTSAEERLLKIEGKLMELNRNRVFNNDEDVSAHNPVRETPQFTYRFDPPKMEERPFAVKPNDPRYYEKDDPSTEPINEKTTTKHQNIITSSREFQHQDQNKEQNHLPPTDPEYSTENVRTDKFSIMKIVLPDNHRLTEDDSVIVSSSRLMTNDIYFIAIVAGCSAAAMFALVLISLTWCRLQRGAKAAADIEYPAYGVTGPNKDISPSGDQRLAHSAQMYHFQHQKQQIIAMENRTAASRDPGSVSEAESDEENEEGDYTVYECPGLASAGEMEVKNPMFHADPTPASPQIHKEEDHI, encoded by the exons ATGAGATTCGGGAATCTCCCGCGAAGGTTCCTGGCACACTTTATCACCCTCTTGGTCCTACTTGTTCGTCTCGATAATGCTGAAAACCTTGGCTTTTATCAAG ATGTCGAGCCAGAGCGAGGAATGGACGCCAATTACGAGGAAATGGCGAGATACCTGGAAGCGGAAAAGCTGGCCAACATGAGGGACGTGAGCCGGAGCAGATCGGCACCGGATTCGCCGTGGGGGTACGCGGAGTATCTCTACGAGCAGCggcaaaaggagaaaaaactgTTGGAGGCTTTTCTGGAGAATCCGAGCGTGCTCGACGCGTTGGAATTGCGAGAGCAGGCGAAGGAGCGATCGATGATTCCCCAGCTACCGATGGGTTACGACGTGCCGGAGGATTTGGAAAGAGAAATCCCCGAAGCGGAAGTTGTGCGTCCTTACAGCAGGCCCGATCCGCTCTCCGAGCGCTTCGAAGACGTCTCGAGCCTAAAAATTCCTTATGCGAAGAGCATTTTCAGAAACGAGAAGCCACGCTACGTTCATCCGGCTGCACCGGATCGCTTGTCGAGAGTTAATGAATTCATCGATGAGAATTATCCCGAGCAAACGAGCGCTGAGGAACGGCTGTTGAAAATCGAGGGAAAATTAATGGAGCTCAATCGAAATCGCGTTTTCAACAACGACGAAGATGTTTCGGCTCATAATCCTGTGCGCGAGACACCACAATTCACGTACAGGTTTGACCCACCGAAAATGGAAGAACGCCCGTTTGCCGTGAAACCGAACGACCCACGATACTACGAAAAAGACGATCCGAGCACTGAGCCaatcaacgaaaaaacaacgacgaaACATCAAAATATCATCACATCTTCCCGTGAATTTCAACACCAAGATCAAAACaaagaacaaaatcatttGCCTCCCACTGACCCTGAATACTCCACCGAGAATGTACGCACTGACAAATTTTCTATTATGAAAATCGTTTTGCCTGATAATCACAGGCTCACCGAAGATGATTCCGTCATCGTTTCCTCTAGTCGTCTCATGACTAacgatatttattttatcg CAATCGTAGCCGGCTGCAGTGCAGCTGCCATGTTTGCCCTCGTATTAATCAGCTTAACGTGGTGCAG ACTTCAACGTGGAGCTAAAGCAGCTGCGGATATCGAATACCCGGCTTATGGCGTGACAGGACCGAACAAAGACATTTCACCGTCCGGAGACCAAAGGCTCGCCCACTCGGCACAAATGTATCATTTTCAGCATCAAAAACAACAGATAATAGCCATGGAAAA TAGAACAGCCGCGTCGCGCGATCCAGGCTCCGTCTCGGAAGCGGAGAGTGACGAGGAAAACGAGGAAGGAGATTACACCGTGTACGAATGTCCTGGTCTCGCATCG GCTGGAGAGATGGAAGTGAAGAATCCAATGTTTCATGCCGACCCAACACCCGCGTCGCCGCAAATTCACAAGGAAGAGGACCACATCTAG
- the LOC122419417 gene encoding uncharacterized protein isoform X2 has protein sequence MRFGNLPRRFLAHFITLLVLLVRLDNAENLGFYQDVEPERGMDANYEEMARYLEAEKLANMRDVSRSRSAPDSPWGYAEYLYEQRQKEKKLLEAFLENPSVLDALELREQAKERSMIPQLPMGYDVPEDLEREIPEAEVVRPYSRPDPLSERFEDVSSLKIPYAKSIFRNEKPRYVHPAAPDRLSRVNEFIDENYPEQTSAEERLLKIEGKLMELNRNRVFNNDEDVSAHNPVRETPQFTYRFDPPKMEERPFAVKPNDPRYYEKDDPSTEPINEKTTTKHQNIITSSREFQHQDQNKEQNHLPPTDPEYSTENVRTDKFSIMKIVLPDNHRLTEDDSVIVSSSRLMTNDIYFIAIVAGCSAAAMFALVLISLTWCRLQRGAKAAADIEYPAYGVTGPNKDISPSGDQRLAHSAQMYHFQHQKQQIIAMEKTAASRDPGSVSEAESDEENEEGDYTVYECPGLASAGEMEVKNPMFHADPTPASPQIHKEEDHI, from the exons ATGAGATTCGGGAATCTCCCGCGAAGGTTCCTGGCACACTTTATCACCCTCTTGGTCCTACTTGTTCGTCTCGATAATGCTGAAAACCTTGGCTTTTATCAAG ATGTCGAGCCAGAGCGAGGAATGGACGCCAATTACGAGGAAATGGCGAGATACCTGGAAGCGGAAAAGCTGGCCAACATGAGGGACGTGAGCCGGAGCAGATCGGCACCGGATTCGCCGTGGGGGTACGCGGAGTATCTCTACGAGCAGCggcaaaaggagaaaaaactgTTGGAGGCTTTTCTGGAGAATCCGAGCGTGCTCGACGCGTTGGAATTGCGAGAGCAGGCGAAGGAGCGATCGATGATTCCCCAGCTACCGATGGGTTACGACGTGCCGGAGGATTTGGAAAGAGAAATCCCCGAAGCGGAAGTTGTGCGTCCTTACAGCAGGCCCGATCCGCTCTCCGAGCGCTTCGAAGACGTCTCGAGCCTAAAAATTCCTTATGCGAAGAGCATTTTCAGAAACGAGAAGCCACGCTACGTTCATCCGGCTGCACCGGATCGCTTGTCGAGAGTTAATGAATTCATCGATGAGAATTATCCCGAGCAAACGAGCGCTGAGGAACGGCTGTTGAAAATCGAGGGAAAATTAATGGAGCTCAATCGAAATCGCGTTTTCAACAACGACGAAGATGTTTCGGCTCATAATCCTGTGCGCGAGACACCACAATTCACGTACAGGTTTGACCCACCGAAAATGGAAGAACGCCCGTTTGCCGTGAAACCGAACGACCCACGATACTACGAAAAAGACGATCCGAGCACTGAGCCaatcaacgaaaaaacaacgacgaaACATCAAAATATCATCACATCTTCCCGTGAATTTCAACACCAAGATCAAAACaaagaacaaaatcatttGCCTCCCACTGACCCTGAATACTCCACCGAGAATGTACGCACTGACAAATTTTCTATTATGAAAATCGTTTTGCCTGATAATCACAGGCTCACCGAAGATGATTCCGTCATCGTTTCCTCTAGTCGTCTCATGACTAacgatatttattttatcg CAATCGTAGCCGGCTGCAGTGCAGCTGCCATGTTTGCCCTCGTATTAATCAGCTTAACGTGGTGCAG ACTTCAACGTGGAGCTAAAGCAGCTGCGGATATCGAATACCCGGCTTATGGCGTGACAGGACCGAACAAAGACATTTCACCGTCCGGAGACCAAAGGCTCGCCCACTCGGCACAAATGTATCATTTTCAGCATCAAAAACAACAGATAATAGCCATGGAAAA AACAGCCGCGTCGCGCGATCCAGGCTCCGTCTCGGAAGCGGAGAGTGACGAGGAAAACGAGGAAGGAGATTACACCGTGTACGAATGTCCTGGTCTCGCATCG GCTGGAGAGATGGAAGTGAAGAATCCAATGTTTCATGCCGACCCAACACCCGCGTCGCCGCAAATTCACAAGGAAGAGGACCACATCTAG
- the RpA-70 gene encoding replication protein A 70 kDa DNA-binding subunit isoform X2 — translation MIDLSEGALDAIMAGETVEGPIVQILGHKKLASSTSGERYRLLLSDGKRINSLTMLATQLNHMIDTELTEFAICKINRYAMSNVNNAGKPKRVMVILNIEVKTPGSEVGGKIGNPTQLDAQPETEQASAAPQSKPQAPPPSPKTSAAGFQRKRLDESVSAGSDITTTPIAALSPYQNRWVIKARVTNKPGIKTWSNSRGEGTLFSMDLVDESGEIRCTAFREQCDKFYNMIEIGKVYYISRCALKPANKQFSTLKNQYEMTMTNDTEVVACHDEVDDIPAISFDFQPLSEVETKEKNTVMDVLGIVKSYDDVQTLVARNTGRELRKRDVQLVDMSNVAVTLTLWGSQADDFSPVDNPVLAVKGARIGEFNGGKNLSTLQSSTLQLDPDLPEAHRLRGWYNTTGKEQECKFISKAGGGSLNAPLTTAFEAMNKCQQLTDGQETFMIKGCISLIRTENALYKSCPTEACKKKLVDQANGMYRCEKCDREFPNFKYRLLINLNVADWSGSFWATAFNDEAEKILGMSAEDIGILKENDSDTLDDVYTKPLFMPSFFKCRGKKEIYNDEVKVRSVINAAGPVDYKLYLNHLMDEIKRLANVDVNME, via the exons ATGATCGATTTGTCGGAAGGAGCATTGGAC gctATCATGGCTGGGGAGACAGTCGAAGGTCCAATCGTGCAAATATTG GGACACAAAAAATTGGCTAGTTCTACCAGCGGTGAACGCTACAGACTTCTACTCTCCGATGGAAAAAGAATCAATTCACTTACCATGCTTGCTACTCAACTCAATCATATGATTGATACTGAACTTACAGAGTTTGCCATTTGCAAAATTAATCGCTATGCCATGAGCAACGTCAACAATGCTGGAAAACCTAA ACGTGTCATGGTCATTTTAAACATCGAAGTCAAAACTCCTGGTAGCGAAGTTGGTGGAAAGATTGGAAATCCGACACAACTCGATGCACAACCTGAAACGGAACAAGCATCAGCTGCTCCTCAATCCAAGCCGCAAGCACCACCACCTTCCCCAAAAACGT CAGCCGCTGGCTTCCAGAGAAAACGTCTTGATGAATCAGTATCGGCAGGCTCTGATATCACGACTACACCAATTGCCGCTCTTAGTCCATATCAAAATAG atgGGTTATCAAAGCGAGGGTTACCAACAAACCAGGAATAAAAACGTGGAGTAACTCACGAGGAGAAGGTACTTTGTTCTCGATGGATCTTGTGGACGAAAGTGGCGAAATAAGATGCACCGCGTTCAGGGAACAGTGTGACAAGTTTTACAACATGATTGAG ATTGGAAAAGTTTATTACATATCGCGGTGCGCATTGAAACCAGCGAACAAGCAGTTTTCAACATTGAAGAACCAGTACGAAATGACGATGACCAACGACACCGAAGTCGTTGCGTGCCACGACGAGGTTGATGACATTCCAgcgatatcgttcgattttCAGCCGCTCAGTGAGGTCGAGACCAAAGAAAAGAACACCGTTATGG ATGTATTGGGTATCGTGAAATCTTATGACGATGTACAGACTCTAGTTGCAAGAAACACTGGAAGAGAACTCCGGAAACGAGACGTACAATTAGTCGACATGAGCAACGTTGCg GTTACTCTTACTCTCTGGGGTTCTCAAGCAGACGACTTCAGCCCTGTTGACAACCCCGTTTTGGCTGTCAAAGGTGCACGCATCGGTGAATTCAACGGGGGCAAAAATTTGTCGACTCTCCAATCCTCTACTCTTCAATTGGATCCGGATCTTCCTGAAGCTCACAG ATTGCGCGGTTGGTACAACACAACAGGCAAAGAACAAGAATGCAAATTCATATCGAAGGCTGGTGGCGGTTCGTTGAACGCTCCATTGACAACGGCTTTCGAAGCAATGAATAAGTGTCAGCAGTTGACGGACGGTCAAGAAACTTTCATGATCAAAGGTTGCATAAGTTTGATACGCACAGAAAATGCATTATACAAATCTTGCCCGACGGAGGCGTGCAAGAAGAAACTCGTTGATCAGGCAAACGGAATGTACCGGTGCGAGAAATGCGACAGAGAATTTCCAAACTTCAAATATCGATTATTGATTAAC TTGAACGTTGCTGATTGGAGCGGTAGTTTTTGGGCTACGGCATTCAACGACGAggctgaaaaaatattgggTATGTCGGCTGAGGATATTGGTATACTTAAGGAAAACGATTCTGACACGTTGGATGACGTCTATACCAAACCTCTCTTTATGCCCTCTTTCTTCAAGTGCagaggaaagaaagagattTACAAC GACGAAGTGAAGGTGCGGTCAGTCATTAACGCTGCGGGACCAGTCGACTACAAATTGTATCTGAATCATTTGATGGATGAAATCAAGAGACTTGCAAACGTtgatgtcaacatggaataa